The following proteins come from a genomic window of Aspergillus oryzae RIB40 DNA, chromosome 4:
- a CDS encoding Zn(II)2Cys6 transcription factor domain-containing protein (predicted protein) has product MTKGCYTCRRRRIICDNGLPTCRKCRDAGKECLGYQKPLVWVKGGVASRGKMMGRSFDDVAQNTSDRSSEDDSNAAADPPPPEVGAQGQDSLDTETSISVVDHVPTPRGMVDPLFKDMDSVSRFYISHCEF; this is encoded by the exons ATGACGAAAGGCTGCTACACTTGTCGTCGCCGGCGCATCATCTGCGATAATGGCCTCCCTACGTGTCGAAAGTGTCGGGATGCGGGGAAAGAATGCCTGGGCTATCAGAAACCCCTCGTCTGGGTGAAAGGTGGTGTGGCCAGTCGGGGAAAAATGATGGGACGCAGCTTTGATGATGTTGCGCAGAACACTTCAGATCGCAGTAGTGAGGATGATTCTAATGCTGCCGCCGATCCCCCGCCTCCCGAAGTTGGCGCCCAGGGTCAGGACAGTTTGGATACTG AGACGAGCATTTCCGTGGTGGATCATGTTCCCACGCCGCGGGGCATGGTTGATCCTTTATTCAAAGACATGGATTCGGTATCAAGGTTCTACATCTCACACTGTGAGTTCTAG
- a CDS encoding uncharacterized protein (predicted protein): protein MVLALMDAIESGDGAWKYHLEGAKKLLVSRQSKSPSSPTQRMIDWLDAFVFDSCLIMQVMGATLARPGSLSKPFYSSDIGPETLKRLEETAWIGCPAYLLEVIFFVHEGWCVDPDPSTNPPAMNYSSTFLPKGSNPLLQPPTALLQHIQAFDPVAWAEEMQSFLHLPDLSVRTALATIWRAAVYLYTSRVLSRPRAHGRAKSTIPGLPPDHKAITNLLIQKIPLIPVADDHFKCLIWPTFIAGAECTDPSLRPILLQTLSAIYYDVTSVNVRNAAWVLSLMWQKRDSRRAQQQQDGDPFGSFVHDDGEDDFDWIQELDDSRIDWLFI, encoded by the exons ATGGTTCTTGCTTTGATGGATGCAATTGAATCAGGCGACGGCGCATGGAAGTACCATCTGGAAGGCGCCAAGAAACTCTTGGTGAGCCGGCAAAGCAAAAGCCCATCTAGTCCAACACAACGCATGATCGACTGGTTGGACGCATTCGTATTTGACAGTTGTCTCAT CATGCAAGTCATGGGCGCTACACTCGCAAGGCCCGGCTCCCTCTCCAAACCCTTCTACTCCTCCGACATAGGCCCGGAAACGCTGAAACGCCTCGAAGAAACCGCCTGGATAGGATGTCCCGCCTACCTCCTCGAagtcatcttcttcgtccacgAGGGCTGGTGCGTCGACCCAGACCCCAGCACCAACCCACCCGCCATGAACTACTCCTCGACATTCCTCCCAAAGGGCTCGAaccccctcctccaacccccaaCAGCCCTCCTGCAACACATCCAAGCTTTTGACCCAGTCGCCTGGGCCGAAGAAATGCAaagcttcctccacctccccgaCCTCTCCGTCCGAACCGCACTAGCAACCATCTGGCGCGCCGCCGTCTACCTCTACACCAGCCGCGTCCTCTCCCGCCCTCGCGCCCACGGCCGCGCAAAATCCACCATCCCAGGCCTCCCACCCGACCACAAAGCCATCACCAACCTCCTAATTCAAAAAATCCCGCTAATCCCCGTCGCAGACGACCACTTCAAATGCCTTATCTGGCCGACCTTCATCGCCGGCGCAGAATGCACCGACCCTTCTCTCCGCCCAATCCTCCTCCAGACCCTCAGCGCAATTTATTACGATGTCACATCCGTGAACGTCCGCAACGCAGCCTGGGTTCTAAGTCTGATGTGGCAGAAGCGGGACTCGAGACGGgctcaacagcagcaggaTGGTGATCCCTTTGGGTCTTTTgttcatgatgatggtgagGACGATTTCGACTGGATTCAGGAATTGGATGATTCGCGCATCGATTGGTTATTTATATGA